In the genome of Salmo trutta chromosome 18, fSalTru1.1, whole genome shotgun sequence, one region contains:
- the LOC115153292 gene encoding D(1C) dopamine receptor-like produces the protein MENYTGNETQVLSETYATDAETGVNGVRTLIGCILFVLIVSTLLGNTLVCAAVVKFRHLRSKVTNFFVISLAVSDLFVAVLVMPWEAISEVTGTWLFGRFCGIWIAFDIMCSTASILNLCIISVDRYWAIASPFRYERKMTHRVAFIMIGVAWTLSILISFIPVQLNWHVAEEETSAGNVSNHSENCIANLNKTYAIFTSLISFYIPVVIMVATYTRIFRIAQTQIRRISSLERAGEQAQNNQHPNVCAHENALKTAFKKETKVLKTLSIIMGVFVFCWLPFFVLNCMVPFYDPPCVSDTTFTIFVWFGWANSSLNPVIYAFNADFRKAFTSILGCNKMCSSNTLEAVNFSNELVSYHHDTTLQKDAQVLMATQHPNAIPNLGEDTAPLFDKVSLISIASRNHKNMFLPANVQFQCDEEM, from the coding sequence ATGGAAAACTATACTGGAAATGAAACGCAAGTTCTGTCGGAAACTTACGCCACAGATGCCGAGACCGGCGTGAATGGCGTGCGGACGCTAATTGGATGCATTTTGTTTGTTCTCATTGTGTCGACACTGCTGGGGAACACGCTCGTGTGCGCCGCAGTCGTTAAATTCAGGCACCTCCGGTCCAAGGTAACCAACTTTTTCGTGATTTCTCTGGCGGTGTCTGACCTCTTCGTTGCCGTCCTTGTGATGCCATGGGAGGCTATATCTGAGGTGACTGGCACCTGGCTGTTTGGTAGATTTTGTGGCATATGGATAGCTTTTGACATAATGTGCTCGACGGCATCAATTCTTAATCTGTGTATCATAAGCGTGGACAGATACTGGGCTATAGCAAGTCCTTTTAGATATGAACGGAAAATGACCCACAGAGTTGCATTTATCATGATTGGAGTGGCGTGGACGCTGTCAATTCTCATATCCTTCATACCTGTCCAACTGAACTGGCACGTGGCCGAGGAGGAGACATCAGCGGGGAACGTTAGCAACCACTCTGAGAACTGCATAGCAAACTTGAACAAGACCTATGCTATTTTCACATCACTGATCAGTTTCTACATCCCAGTTGTCATCATGGTTGCCACCTACACGAGGATTTTCCGTATTGCGCAAACACAGATACGGAGGATATCCTCATTGGAGAGAGCTGGAGAGCAAGCGCAAAATAACCAACACCCAAACGTTTGCGCACACGAAAACGCATTGAAAACTGCTTTTAAAAAGGAAACAAAAGTCTTAAAGACCCTCTCCATTATCATGGGAGTTTTTGTTTTTTGCTGGCTGCCCTTTTTTGTCCTAAACTGCATGGTACCTTTCTATGATCCTCCGTGTGTAAGCGACACCACGTTTACAATTTTCGTTTGGTTTGGTTGGGCCAACTCTTCGTTAAACCCTGTCATTTACGCATTTAACGCGGATTTCAGAAAAGCCTTTACAAGTATTCTAGGCTGCAATAAAATGTGTTCAAGTAATACATTGGAGGCTGTTAATTTCAGCAATGAATTGGTGTCCTATCACCACGACACAACGCTCCAAAAAGACGCACAAGTCTTAATGGCTACACAACATCCAAACGCAATCCCCAATTTGGGAGAGGACACAGCCCCACTGTTCGACAAAGTTTCTCTTATCTCAATCGCATCCCGCAATCACAAGAACATGTTTCTGCCAGCCAATGTCCAATTCCAGTGTGATGAGGAAATGTAA